AGACTTCTTTTCGCCAGATGAACACCCGGTCAGACCGGCGATGAGGATAGCCATGCCGCCCACGGCGACCACGAACCCACGCTTCACCACTGTTCTCCTTTGTGTTGTCGCGACCCGACAAGATCGGCGGATCGTCTTCAGCAGTATGGTGCGCGTCACCGGACGCGACACTGGATTAGACGAAAACGTGACCCGGGGCGGGCCGGATGGCTAACAGGAAACCTTGATTTCGAAAGTTCCCGAATTCCGGAAGCTGGGGCTGTCGGTGTCGAAGCCGTCGGCGATTCCGCTGATGTCGTAGGTGCGGCCGGACATCGAGACGTCGGCGCTGTCGCCGAGCCCGGCGTTGTAGCTGCCGGTGAACCCGCCGAGGTCGCGGATCGAGACGGACTCGGCGGTGAGCTCGTCTTTGTTGGACACCATCGCGGTGATGCCGCTGGCCTCGTCACCGGTGGTGATGATGGTCAGAGGCCCGGTCGTGTTGCACTGCACCGCGTCGGTGGTGCCTGCGTCGTGGCCGTTGACCTTGACCTGCGCGGTGCCTGCGACCAGCTGGCCGGGCGGCGGGGTGTAATCGGAAGGCGCCGACGAACAACCTGCCAGAGCCAGGGCGAGGGCGGCGGTGACCAGCAGCTGAGTTCTCACAGTGCAGAATCTACGACGTGGCCGCGCCGAATTCGTCTGCTCCGAAGGACTCGTCGGCACCTTTTTTCAGCATCGACGCGGAGCTGCCCGACCGGCCCGGGCGCGCGGGCGTCATCCGAACCGCGCGTGGGGACATCCACACGCCGGCGTTCATTCCCGTCGGCACGCAGGCGACCGTCAAGGCGGTGCTGCCGGAGATCATGAAAAGTCTTGGTGCGCAGGCCATCCTGGCCAACGCCTATCACCTGTACCTGCAGCCGGGGCCCGACATCGTCGATGAGGCGGGCGGCCTCGGCGCCTTCATGAACTGGCCGGGACCCACCTTCACCGACAGCGGCGGCTTCCAGGTGCTCTCGCTGGGCGCCGGTTTTCGCAAGGTGCTGGCGATGGACACCAAGCGCGTCCAGGCCGACGACATCATCGCCGAGGGCAAGGAGCGACTCGCCAACGTCGA
The nucleotide sequence above comes from Mycolicibacterium moriokaense. Encoded proteins:
- a CDS encoding lipoprotein LpqH gives rise to the protein MRTQLLVTAALALALAGCSSAPSDYTPPPGQLVAGTAQVKVNGHDAGTTDAVQCNTTGPLTIITTGDEASGITAMVSNKDELTAESVSIRDLGGFTGSYNAGLGDSADVSMSGRTYDISGIADGFDTDSPSFRNSGTFEIKVSC